In Excalfactoria chinensis isolate bCotChi1 chromosome 5, bCotChi1.hap2, whole genome shotgun sequence, a single genomic region encodes these proteins:
- the SRSF5 gene encoding serine/arginine-rich splicing factor 5 isoform X2 encodes MSGCRVFIGRLNPAAREKDVERFFKGYGRIRDIDLKRGFGFVEFEDPRDADDAVYELDGKELCSERVTIEHARARSRGRGRGRYSDRFSSRRPRSDRSAPPLRTENRLIVENLSSRVSWQDLKDFMRQAGEVTFADAHRPKLNEGVVEFASYSDLKNAIEKLSGKEINGRKIKLIEGSKRHSRSRSRSRSRSRSSSRSRSRSRSRSRKSYSRSRSRSRSKSRSVSRSPVPEKSQKRGSSSRSKSPSSVDRQRSRSRSRSVDSGN; translated from the exons ATGAGCGGCTGCCGCGTCTTCATCGGGAGGCTGAACCCCGCCGCCAGGGAGAAGGACGTGGAGAGGTTCTTCAAGGGGTACGGCCGCATCCGGGACATCGACCTGAAGAGGGGCTTCGGGTTTGTG GAATTCGAGGATCCGAGAGATGCGGACGATGCTGTCTATGAGCTGGATGGAAAAGAGCTTTGCAGTGAGAG GGTTACTATTGAGCATGCAAGAGCACGCTCTAGGGGTAGAGGCCGAGGGAGGTACTCTGACCGCTTTAGCAGCCGCCGGCCACGCAGTGACAGGAG TGCCCCGCCATTAAGGACGGAAAACCGACTCATAGTAGAAAATCTGTCATCCCGAGTCAGCTGGCAG GATCTCAAAGACTTCATGAGACAAGCTGGGGAAGTAACCTTTGCAGATGCACACAGACCTAAGTTAAATGAAGG GGTGGTTGAATTTGCCTCTTACAGTGACTTAAAGAATGCTATTGAAAAGCTTTCTGGTAAAGAAATAAAcggaagaaaaatcaaactaaTCGAAGGCAGCAAAAGACACAG TAGGTCCAGAAGCAGGTCACGGTCTCGTAGCAGAAGCTCGTCCAGGTCTCGTAGCCGTTCCCGGTCCCGGAGCCGCAAGTCTTACAGCAGGTCAAGGAGCAGGAGCCGTAGCAAGTCTCGCTCAGTTAGCAGATCTCCAGTGCCAGAGAAGAGCCAGAAGCGTGGCTCTTCCAGCAGATCCAAATCCCCGTCATCTGTGGATCGACAGAGGTCTAGATCGAGGTCCAGATCCGTTGATAGTGGCAACTGA
- the SRSF5 gene encoding serine/arginine-rich splicing factor 5 isoform X3: MSGCRVFIGRLNPAAREKDVERFFKGYGRIRDIDLKRGFGFVEFEDPRDADDAVYELDGKELCSERVTIEHARARSRGRGRGRYSDRFSSRRPRSDRRSAPPLRTENRLIVENLSSRVSWQDLKDFMRQAGEVTFADAHRPKLNEGVVEFASYSDLKNAIEKLSGKEINGRKIKLIEGSKRHSRSRSRSRSRSRSSSRSRSRSRSRSRKSYSRSRSRSRSKSRSVSRSPVPEKSQKRGSSSRSKSPSSVDRQRSRSRSRSVDSGN; encoded by the exons ATGAGCGGCTGCCGCGTCTTCATCGGGAGGCTGAACCCCGCCGCCAGGGAGAAGGACGTGGAGAGGTTCTTCAAGGGGTACGGCCGCATCCGGGACATCGACCTGAAGAGGGGCTTCGGGTTTGTG GAATTCGAGGATCCGAGAGATGCGGACGATGCTGTCTATGAGCTGGATGGAAAAGAGCTTTGCAGTGAGAG GGTTACTATTGAGCATGCAAGAGCACGCTCTAGGGGTAGAGGCCGAGGGAGGTACTCTGACCGCTTTAGCAGCCGCCGGCCACGCAGTGACAGGAG AAGTGCCCCGCCATTAAGGACGGAAAACCGACTCATAGTAGAAAATCTGTCATCCCGAGTCAGCTGGCAG GATCTCAAAGACTTCATGAGACAAGCTGGGGAAGTAACCTTTGCAGATGCACACAGACCTAAGTTAAATGAAGG GGTGGTTGAATTTGCCTCTTACAGTGACTTAAAGAATGCTATTGAAAAGCTTTCTGGTAAAGAAATAAAcggaagaaaaatcaaactaaTCGAAGGCAGCAAAAGACACAG TAGGTCCAGAAGCAGGTCACGGTCTCGTAGCAGAAGCTCGTCCAGGTCTCGTAGCCGTTCCCGGTCCCGGAGCCGCAAGTCTTACAGCAGGTCAAGGAGCAGGAGCCGTAGCAAGTCTCGCTCAGTTAGCAGATCTCCAGTGCCAGAGAAGAGCCAGAAGCGTGGCTCTTCCAGCAGATCCAAATCCCCGTCATCTGTGGATCGACAGAGGTCTAGATCGAGGTCCAGATCCGTTGATAGTGGCAACTGA
- the SRSF5 gene encoding serine/arginine-rich splicing factor 5 isoform X1 has protein sequence MSGCRVFIGRLNPAAREKDVERFFKGYGRIRDIDLKRGFGFVEFEDPRDADDAVYELDGKELCSERVTIEHARARSRGRGRGRYSDRFSSRRPRSDRRSAPPLRTENRLIVENLSSRVSWQDLKDFMRQAGEVTFADAHRPKLNEGVVEFASYSDLKNAIEKLSGKEINGRKIKLIEGSKRHRSRSRSRSRSRSSSRSRSRSRSRSRKSYSRSRSRSRSKSRSVSRSPVPEKSQKRGSSSRSKSPSSVDRQRSRSRSRSVDSGN, from the exons ATGAGCGGCTGCCGCGTCTTCATCGGGAGGCTGAACCCCGCCGCCAGGGAGAAGGACGTGGAGAGGTTCTTCAAGGGGTACGGCCGCATCCGGGACATCGACCTGAAGAGGGGCTTCGGGTTTGTG GAATTCGAGGATCCGAGAGATGCGGACGATGCTGTCTATGAGCTGGATGGAAAAGAGCTTTGCAGTGAGAG GGTTACTATTGAGCATGCAAGAGCACGCTCTAGGGGTAGAGGCCGAGGGAGGTACTCTGACCGCTTTAGCAGCCGCCGGCCACGCAGTGACAGGAG AAGTGCCCCGCCATTAAGGACGGAAAACCGACTCATAGTAGAAAATCTGTCATCCCGAGTCAGCTGGCAG GATCTCAAAGACTTCATGAGACAAGCTGGGGAAGTAACCTTTGCAGATGCACACAGACCTAAGTTAAATGAAGG GGTGGTTGAATTTGCCTCTTACAGTGACTTAAAGAATGCTATTGAAAAGCTTTCTGGTAAAGAAATAAAcggaagaaaaatcaaactaaTCGAAGGCAGCAAAAGACACAG GTCCAGAAGCAGGTCACGGTCTCGTAGCAGAAGCTCGTCCAGGTCTCGTAGCCGTTCCCGGTCCCGGAGCCGCAAGTCTTACAGCAGGTCAAGGAGCAGGAGCCGTAGCAAGTCTCGCTCAGTTAGCAGATCTCCAGTGCCAGAGAAGAGCCAGAAGCGTGGCTCTTCCAGCAGATCCAAATCCCCGTCATCTGTGGATCGACAGAGGTCTAGATCGAGGTCCAGATCCGTTGATAGTGGCAACTGA